The Cyclobacteriaceae bacterium genome includes a region encoding these proteins:
- a CDS encoding cytochrome c oxidase subunit I, whose translation MATVDIHVNSEVHHHDDDHGHEHHHGNFWTNYIFSEDHKVIAKQFLITGMAWALIGGVLSVIFRLQLGFPDAQLEWLRPLLGGWITEQGKLDPEFYLALVTMHGTIMVFFVLTAGLSGTFSNFLIPLQVGARDMASGFMNMLSYWFFFLSSAVMFTSLFISTGPAGGGWTVYPPLSALPQAVQGSGLGMTLWLVAMALFIVSTLLGGINYITTIINMRTQGMSFTRLPLTIWAFFFTAVIGLLSFPVLFGAALLLIFDRSFGTSFYLSDIYIGGEALPHVGGSPILFQHLFWFLGHPEVYIVLLPALGITSEIIATNSRKPIFGYKAMVGSMLFITILSFVVWAHHMFVTGMNPFLGSIFTLLTLIIAVPSAVKIFNYVTTLWKGNIKFTAGMLFSIGLVSFFLTGGITGLFLGNSAVDIQLHDTYFVVAHFHLVMGSASFFGMIAGIYHWFPKMFGRMMDERLGSIHFWLTFVGVYMVFFPMHYIGIAGFPRRYYSWTNFETFNSFADLNMLVSIAAIITLSAQFIFLFNFFYSIFRGKLAPANPWDSNTIEWTTPRVPGHGNWTGEIPTVYRWPYDYSKPGAKDDFIPQTIPYSETPESNLPHENDLIKLEMGNNGAITPDSGKH comes from the coding sequence ATGGCAACTGTAGATATACACGTCAATTCAGAAGTTCACCATCACGATGATGATCATGGACATGAGCACCATCATGGTAATTTCTGGACGAATTACATTTTTTCTGAAGACCATAAAGTAATTGCCAAGCAGTTCCTGATAACAGGTATGGCCTGGGCGCTGATCGGTGGTGTTCTTTCAGTGATCTTCCGTCTTCAACTTGGTTTCCCTGATGCTCAACTGGAATGGCTTCGTCCATTGCTTGGCGGATGGATTACAGAACAGGGTAAACTTGATCCTGAATTCTATCTCGCCCTCGTCACTATGCATGGTACCATCATGGTATTCTTTGTATTGACAGCAGGCTTAAGCGGAACCTTCAGTAATTTCCTTATTCCACTTCAGGTAGGAGCAAGAGACATGGCTTCCGGGTTTATGAACATGCTCTCTTACTGGTTCTTCTTCCTTTCAAGTGCTGTTATGTTCACCTCTTTGTTCATCTCTACCGGTCCTGCTGGTGGTGGCTGGACAGTGTATCCTCCCTTAAGTGCATTGCCTCAGGCTGTACAGGGATCAGGTCTTGGTATGACACTATGGTTGGTTGCGATGGCTTTGTTCATCGTCAGCACACTCCTTGGAGGTATTAACTATATCACAACAATCATCAACATGCGCACACAGGGTATGTCCTTTACCCGTTTGCCATTGACGATCTGGGCGTTCTTCTTTACTGCTGTTATTGGTTTGCTTTCTTTCCCTGTATTATTTGGAGCAGCTTTACTTTTGATTTTTGACAGAAGTTTCGGAACGAGCTTCTACTTATCTGATATTTACATTGGAGGTGAAGCACTTCCTCACGTAGGAGGTAGCCCAATCCTGTTTCAGCATTTGTTCTGGTTCCTGGGTCACCCTGAAGTTTATATCGTGTTGCTTCCTGCACTCGGTATCACTTCCGAAATTATTGCTACCAATTCACGCAAGCCGATCTTCGGTTACAAAGCGATGGTTGGATCCATGCTCTTTATTACAATCCTTTCATTCGTCGTGTGGGCTCACCATATGTTTGTGACAGGAATGAATCCATTTCTTGGTTCAATCTTTACATTGCTGACATTGATCATTGCCGTGCCGTCAGCGGTGAAGATCTTTAACTATGTTACAACCCTTTGGAAGGGTAACATCAAGTTTACCGCTGGCATGTTGTTCTCCATCGGATTAGTTTCCTTCTTCTTAACGGGTGGTATTACAGGCCTCTTCCTGGGTAACTCAGCTGTTGATATACAATTACACGATACCTATTTCGTGGTAGCTCACTTTCACCTTGTAATGGGTAGCGCATCGTTCTTTGGAATGATTGCAGGTATCTATCACTGGTTCCCTAAAATGTTTGGCCGCATGATGGATGAACGTCTGGGATCAATACACTTCTGGTTGACTTTTGTTGGTGTGTACATGGTGTTCTTCCCAATGCACTACATCGGTATCGCGGGTTTCCCACGCAGATATTATTCATGGACTAACTTTGAAACATTCAATTCTTTTGCTGATTTGAATATGCTGGTGAGCATTGCAGCGATTATAACATTGTCTGCTCAATTCATCTTTTTGTTCAACTTCTTCTATAGCATCTTCCGCGGAAAACTTGCGCCTGCTAATCCATGGGATTCTAACACAATTGAATGGACTACGCCACGCGTTCCTGGTCATGGTAACTGGACAGGAGAGATTCCAACAGTATATCGCTGGCCATATGACTACAGCAAGCCAGGTGCTAAGGATGATTTTATTCCACAGACAATACCTTATTCAGAAACTCCAGAATCCAATTTGCCGCATGAGAATGATCTCATCAAATTAGAAATGGGAAACAACGGTGCTATTACACCTGATTCAGGTAAGCACTGA
- a CDS encoding DUF420 domain-containing protein, with product MEEVRPEPYKKLIIALSIIIPVAVAVLFRIPPLPGYDFTFLPPIYATLNGLTAVLLMVSFWAIKNGKRELHELLNKTCIGLSSAFLVMYILYHLTSEPTPYGGDGVIRGIYFFILISHIALSVVVIPFVLFTFSRALSGNFERHRRLAKFTFPIWLYVAVTGVIVYLMISPYYK from the coding sequence ATGGAAGAAGTAAGACCTGAGCCGTACAAGAAACTGATCATTGCCCTTTCGATCATTATACCCGTTGCCGTAGCAGTCCTCTTCAGAATTCCACCTTTACCGGGCTATGATTTCACCTTTCTGCCTCCAATATATGCAACGCTTAATGGCCTGACTGCTGTTTTGCTAATGGTTTCCTTCTGGGCGATCAAAAATGGAAAGAGAGAGCTTCACGAGTTATTAAATAAAACCTGCATAGGTCTCTCTTCAGCGTTTTTGGTGATGTACATCCTTTATCACCTCACGAGCGAACCGACTCCTTATGGTGGAGATGGTGTTATACGAGGAATCTATTTCTTCATTTTGATCTCCCACATTGCACTTTCGGTGGTGGTAATTCCTTTTGTCTTATTCACCTTTTCCAGAGCTCTCAGTGGCAATTTTGAGCGTCATCGCCGATTGGCTAAATTTACATTTCCAATCTGGCTGTATGTTGCTGTGACTGGAGTAATAGTTTATTTGATGATCAGTCCATATTATAAGTAG
- a CDS encoding DUF983 domain-containing protein, which yields MNNHCPKCGALLEPEPGFYFGAMYITYAFNVVILVAFGLTIYYLVELPEFVYLILIALVAVITTPPCFRISRVLWLYWFGGLHYNPDLNP from the coding sequence ATGAATAATCATTGTCCAAAATGTGGGGCGCTGCTTGAGCCAGAACCCGGCTTCTATTTTGGGGCGATGTACATCACATATGCTTTTAATGTTGTCATCCTTGTTGCGTTTGGTCTCACGATCTATTATCTCGTGGAGCTACCGGAATTTGTTTACCTGATTCTTATTGCACTCGTTGCAGTTATTACAACTCCTCCATGTTTTCGAATCTCCAGAGTCCTGTGGCTTTACTGGTTTGGAGGACTTCACTACAATCCTGACCTCAATCCGTAG
- the cyoE gene encoding protoheme IX farnesyltransferase: MITTQEHSIPSLTVAIKSKAYWQLLKPRLSFLIAFSCAFGYGLATRGSVDWFVLTVLSIAGFFLSGASGAINQVIEKDYDKLMDRTKMRPLPTQKLTVYEALIFASICALISLFLLWKFTNPLTVGLSFISLLLYCFVYTPLKRVGPIAVFVGAFPGALPPLLGWVAATGEITHEAMIIFGIQFIWQFPHFWAIAWVADEDYKKAGFKLLPSGGGKDLNTAIQIMIYTMFLIPLGLLPAKFGITGLDSAIVATVCGVAFFAATFSLLRTGSRKSALRIMFGSFLYLPIVQIAYLLDKV, from the coding sequence ATGATTACAACGCAAGAGCATAGTATTCCCTCCCTAACAGTGGCCATCAAATCGAAGGCGTACTGGCAGTTGCTGAAGCCAAGATTATCGTTTCTGATTGCCTTTTCCTGTGCCTTTGGTTATGGATTGGCAACACGCGGATCGGTTGACTGGTTTGTTCTTACGGTCTTGTCAATAGCGGGATTTTTTCTTTCAGGGGCATCGGGTGCGATCAATCAGGTTATTGAAAAAGATTATGACAAACTGATGGACCGCACAAAAATGCGTCCACTGCCGACTCAAAAATTAACGGTATATGAGGCATTGATTTTTGCTTCAATCTGTGCGTTGATCAGTCTCTTCCTTCTTTGGAAATTTACCAATCCTCTGACGGTAGGATTATCATTCATTTCGCTTCTCCTATACTGTTTTGTTTATACACCACTCAAGCGTGTCGGGCCGATCGCTGTATTTGTTGGAGCATTTCCCGGAGCATTGCCGCCACTGTTAGGATGGGTTGCAGCCACAGGAGAGATTACGCATGAAGCAATGATTATTTTTGGAATTCAATTCATCTGGCAGTTTCCACACTTCTGGGCAATTGCCTGGGTAGCGGATGAAGATTATAAAAAGGCAGGCTTTAAGTTACTTCCATCCGGTGGTGGAAAAGATTTGAACACGGCTATTCAGATAATGATCTATACCATGTTTCTTATACCACTGGGCCTGTTGCCAGCGAAGTTTGGGATCACAGGTTTGGATTCAGCTATTGTTGCCACAGTGTGCGGTGTAGCATTTTTTGCGGCTACCTTCTCATTGTTAAGAACGGGTAGCAGAAAGTCAGCATTGAGAATCATGTTTGGTTCATTTCTGTACCTGCCGATTGTACAGATCGCATATTTATTGGATAAAGTTTAA
- a CDS encoding cytochrome oxidase subunit III, protein MSQTTAAVSHGKSVWDGGTSPMGVSYGKLMMWFFLMSDAFTFSGLLITYGLVRSSNPAYSGEVENFVFSQNWWPIPEKVFEAVPFLHGYSLPLVFVGIMTFVLIMSSVTMVLAVEAGHRMDQKAVEKWMLWTILGGMTFLGCQAWEWTHFIVGTDSGSVLSHVVDGKFVNDLKPTFGAGLVENQYGPPAFADFFFFITGFHGFHVFTGVLFNFLIFYNTVTGVYARRGHYEMVEKVGLYWHFVDLVWVFVFTFFYLV, encoded by the coding sequence ATGTCACAAACAACAGCCGCAGTTTCCCATGGTAAAAGCGTATGGGATGGCGGTACTTCCCCAATGGGAGTGAGCTACGGAAAGCTCATGATGTGGTTCTTCCTGATGTCGGATGCATTCACTTTCTCCGGCCTTTTGATTACCTACGGTTTGGTAAGATCTTCCAATCCTGCCTATTCCGGTGAAGTAGAGAATTTTGTTTTTTCTCAGAACTGGTGGCCAATCCCTGAAAAGGTATTTGAGGCAGTTCCATTCCTTCATGGATATTCCCTTCCACTGGTATTTGTTGGTATCATGACTTTTGTTCTCATCATGAGCTCTGTTACAATGGTGTTGGCTGTTGAAGCCGGCCATCGTATGGATCAAAAAGCGGTTGAGAAATGGATGTTGTGGACCATCCTTGGTGGTATGACTTTCTTAGGTTGTCAGGCATGGGAGTGGACTCACTTTATTGTTGGAACTGATTCAGGATCCGTCCTGTCTCATGTTGTAGATGGGAAATTCGTTAATGACTTAAAACCAACCTTTGGAGCTGGTCTCGTTGAAAATCAATATGGTCCACCTGCTTTTGCTGACTTCTTTTTCTTCATTACAGGCTTCCACGGCTTCCACGTTTTCACTGGAGTACTATTCAACTTCCTTATTTTCTACAATACTGTAACAGGTGTTTATGCACGTCGTGGCCATTATGAAATGGTAGAGAAGGTTGGTCTATACTGGCACTTTGTGGATCTGGTTTGGGTATTTGTATTCACGTTCTTCTACCTGGTTTAA
- a CDS encoding HAMP domain-containing histidine kinase — protein MSLRNSLLLLLLSVLLISGGLLIRSQYAKSFHGDLLIHIQKNAEAELVSINADAKKLISNLSVNSTSWDEVDHFFVHADSTHIISWNRSDFLPDLTSFSGNDSIVFIKSQRGDFLLKRWNLPDRSTLYCVLELADRYPIINNFLSSQWNSSIFPVRDLTITSPLSFVGESVSVDGRVLFKIIPEKPDVHESGLSFLLIALAFFIIGILTWNYRRIIEKSYGYDVTLVFLFVILLGVRMGMIAINFPAMYLATDLFDPKKFASSSLNASMGDLFFNSLALLILVSYLFWNFKEFRTVQWMLQRSGIQRAILGTVCLLACFFALLFPYDFIESIYHNSTLALDLIQSLSFDKVVITAITSVLIGCISSFLIIHVLFALANHLFEKSNISFFIGLVVAAGIFVAQSYLLNRDLSVTLFLGLLFFSVLKISRINGGVFRISFQVFIYLIFSLSIFSYQNASAIRVFYKERQLQDQFRFGKDFLMERDVLGEYLLDDTRQKIQKDQFIQTRLNSPFLSKSAVVDKIRRVYLNNYFDRYEISITTKKTEQIAEELFEDSDSVVSPISFIPTDYPGISYAKATEGNTVKRYHVRIPIYYQRMVGIVQLDLSLKRVIPQNVYPELLIDNRFNQIYRNKDFSYAIFTKGELITSFGPFNYEKGFPLARIDDPLLYSAGVVDRNYSHIGIEDSDGSVAIVSASSYPSFYLITNFSFWFAVGLASLFIAQLIAGSFSYSRGEKFNYTSRIQLFIFFAFLLPVLAVSITTLTLIGKSNEEGIEKDFLERSGTISERIAGLIALDSLNDVNEVNLESWIEENAVSSKIDISVYTPAGKLIATSQPALFDNQLISPLLDRNAWKEIVLEKEIHAVTSEQIGKLKYSCAYSSVLSPETGKLLAIVGLPFFESATFLQRSQSLIISNILIVFVIVFVLFSLLSFWASSSLTFPIKFITKTLGQTTLTGQNKPIQWNSSDEIGTLVKEYNKMVQNLVESKDALALSEKENAWREMAKQVAHEIKNPLTPMKLTLQQMEQALKMGNIPLEKSQKSVDVLLKQVEILNEIATSFSTFASMPAPSPQAVDLNDTLQTAANLFADESSGRVVCHLGSDSCKVLVDLTSFSRALSNIIINAIQSRKEEQRQVEVSIGFEVNKNSVLITIRDNGKGMSKEVQERVFQPQFTTKQSGSGLGLAMTRQIIHQAGGKIWFESIMDQGTTFFIELPVV, from the coding sequence ATGAGCCTGCGGAACTCCCTATTACTACTTTTACTTTCAGTCCTGCTTATATCCGGTGGTCTGCTCATTCGTTCTCAATACGCTAAGAGTTTTCATGGAGATCTTCTCATTCATATACAGAAAAATGCCGAAGCTGAATTAGTTTCTATCAATGCCGACGCAAAGAAGCTGATCAGTAATCTTTCTGTAAATTCTACTTCATGGGATGAGGTGGACCATTTTTTTGTTCATGCCGACAGTACTCACATTATCTCATGGAATCGTTCTGACTTTCTTCCTGATCTTACTTCCTTTTCAGGAAATGACAGCATAGTTTTTATTAAGTCTCAACGTGGTGACTTTCTTTTAAAGCGCTGGAATCTTCCAGATCGCTCCACTTTGTATTGTGTTCTTGAACTTGCTGATCGATACCCCATTATCAATAACTTCTTATCTTCCCAGTGGAATTCAAGTATTTTCCCGGTAAGAGATCTGACAATAACCTCTCCACTTTCTTTTGTTGGGGAATCTGTCTCCGTTGATGGACGGGTGCTGTTCAAAATTATTCCTGAAAAACCTGATGTTCATGAAAGTGGATTATCATTTTTATTAATAGCCTTAGCATTTTTTATTATAGGGATTTTGACATGGAACTATAGAAGAATCATTGAGAAATCGTACGGGTATGATGTAACACTGGTTTTCCTTTTCGTAATTCTTCTAGGAGTGAGGATGGGAATGATTGCGATTAACTTCCCCGCGATGTATCTGGCAACAGATCTTTTTGATCCTAAAAAGTTTGCTTCATCTTCTTTGAATGCATCCATGGGTGATCTGTTCTTCAATTCCCTGGCGCTTTTGATTCTTGTGAGCTATCTGTTTTGGAATTTCAAAGAGTTCAGAACTGTTCAATGGATGTTGCAACGATCTGGTATTCAGAGAGCTATCCTGGGAACGGTATGCCTTCTTGCCTGCTTTTTCGCATTGCTGTTTCCGTACGATTTTATTGAATCGATTTATCACAATTCTACACTTGCACTGGATCTCATTCAATCGCTTTCTTTTGATAAGGTCGTCATAACAGCAATCACTTCTGTATTGATAGGGTGCATCAGTAGTTTCCTGATTATCCACGTTCTTTTTGCTCTTGCGAATCACTTGTTTGAAAAAAGCAACATTTCATTTTTTATAGGCTTAGTGGTTGCGGCAGGCATTTTTGTTGCTCAATCATATTTACTGAATCGTGACTTATCTGTGACGTTATTCCTTGGTTTGTTGTTCTTTTCCGTATTAAAAATTTCAAGGATCAATGGCGGAGTGTTCAGGATTTCATTTCAGGTATTTATCTACCTGATATTTTCCCTCAGTATTTTCAGTTATCAAAACGCATCGGCAATACGAGTCTTCTATAAGGAACGTCAGCTTCAGGATCAATTCAGATTTGGAAAGGACTTTCTCATGGAGCGCGATGTACTTGGAGAATATCTTTTGGATGACACGCGTCAAAAGATACAGAAGGACCAGTTTATTCAAACAAGACTAAACAGTCCATTTCTCTCAAAGTCTGCCGTTGTTGACAAGATCAGACGGGTGTACCTCAATAATTATTTTGATCGCTACGAGATATCCATCACGACAAAGAAAACTGAGCAAATTGCAGAGGAGTTGTTTGAGGATTCTGATAGCGTAGTATCACCGATTAGTTTTATTCCAACAGACTATCCTGGAATATCATATGCAAAAGCCACAGAGGGAAATACTGTAAAGAGATATCATGTAAGAATTCCTATTTACTATCAAAGAATGGTAGGTATCGTCCAGCTTGACCTCTCATTGAAAAGAGTTATTCCTCAAAATGTTTATCCTGAGCTTTTAATTGATAATCGGTTTAATCAGATCTATCGGAATAAGGATTTCAGTTACGCAATTTTTACCAAAGGAGAGCTGATCACAAGCTTTGGGCCTTTTAACTATGAGAAGGGATTTCCGCTTGCGCGAATTGATGATCCGCTTTTATATAGTGCAGGTGTAGTTGATAGAAATTACTCTCATATAGGAATAGAGGATTCTGATGGTTCAGTGGCCATTGTGTCAGCATCTTCTTATCCTTCGTTTTATTTGATTACAAATTTCTCCTTCTGGTTTGCGGTGGGTCTTGCCTCGTTGTTCATTGCCCAATTGATAGCAGGATCATTTTCTTATTCACGTGGAGAAAAATTTAACTACACCTCGCGCATTCAGCTCTTCATTTTCTTTGCTTTCCTTTTGCCTGTGCTTGCTGTGAGTATCACCACTCTTACCTTGATAGGTAAATCCAATGAGGAGGGCATTGAGAAGGATTTTCTCGAACGATCAGGAACCATTAGTGAACGTATTGCTGGCTTGATTGCTCTCGATAGTCTTAATGATGTAAATGAAGTGAATCTTGAAAGCTGGATAGAGGAGAATGCTGTGTCTTCAAAGATCGACATATCGGTTTACACACCTGCAGGAAAACTTATAGCCACATCCCAACCTGCCTTGTTTGACAATCAATTGATATCTCCATTACTGGATCGAAATGCATGGAAAGAAATTGTCCTGGAAAAAGAGATTCATGCCGTTACCAGTGAGCAAATTGGAAAGTTGAAATACAGCTGCGCATACTCCTCGGTTCTTTCCCCTGAGACGGGAAAATTGCTTGCTATCGTAGGACTTCCCTTCTTTGAATCAGCTACATTTCTTCAGCGAAGTCAATCTCTGATTATATCCAACATCCTTATTGTCTTTGTGATTGTCTTTGTTCTGTTCTCCCTGCTGTCATTCTGGGCTTCCAGTAGTCTTACTTTTCCGATCAAGTTCATCACAAAAACACTTGGACAAACGACACTTACGGGTCAGAATAAACCTATACAATGGAATTCTTCTGATGAAATAGGAACGCTTGTGAAAGAGTATAATAAGATGGTGCAGAATCTGGTGGAGAGTAAGGATGCATTAGCCTTGAGTGAAAAGGAGAATGCGTGGCGTGAGATGGCCAAGCAAGTGGCTCATGAGATAAAAAACCCATTAACTCCGATGAAGCTTACCCTTCAGCAAATGGAACAGGCTTTAAAAATGGGAAATATTCCCTTGGAGAAATCACAAAAGTCAGTGGATGTACTTCTGAAGCAGGTTGAGATATTGAATGAGATCGCTACGTCTTTCAGCACGTTTGCCAGCATGCCGGCACCTTCACCTCAGGCCGTAGACCTCAACGACACGCTCCAGACCGCTGCCAATTTGTTTGCTGATGAAAGCAGTGGGAGAGTCGTCTGCCATTTGGGAAGCGACTCGTGTAAAGTTTTAGTAGACCTAACATCGTTTAGCCGAGCATTATCGAATATTATTATCAACGCCATTCAATCCAGAAAGGAAGAACAGCGGCAAGTTGAGGTGAGTATTGGTTTTGAGGTGAACAAAAATTCTGTTCTCATTACAATTCGGGATAACGGAAAAGGGATGAGCAAGGAAGTTCAGGAGAGAGTATTTCAGCCTCAGTTTACGACCAAACAATCGGGCTCAGGATTGGGTCTGGCCATGACACGGCAAATTATTCACCAGGCAGGCGGAAAAATATGGTTTGAATCTATAATGGATCAGGGAACCACTTTTTTTATTGAATTGCCAGTCGTCTGA
- a CDS encoding cytochrome c oxidase subunit II, whose product MIFRITNLVGLVKENKSKVGPGNKINAFLFMAFSILSLVGFFYWSYVHFDEYTLPVASEHGVITDHLFWITMVICVAAFAIISVIMFWFTYKYQYDENRKAEFFSDSHTLEIVWTLVPAVVMALLIFRGLNAWNDITGPASKDAVVIELVAQQFAWTARYPGTTDQELGKIDFRLIDANNEFGLDLRDKNSYDDFKSLELHLPVDKEVLLKIRAKDVLHSVFLPHFRVKMDAVPGMQTVFKFIPKVTTEEMRAKTGNPNFNYEMACTEICGKGHFSMRFPVIVESEESFRKWKASQESWLKQNPDYVSRIPENMREYAIIKSGIAPDNGSHDTGVVQSVSIVK is encoded by the coding sequence ATGATCTTCCGGATTACCAATCTCGTTGGGTTGGTAAAGGAGAACAAGAGCAAGGTTGGTCCCGGAAATAAGATCAATGCGTTTCTCTTCATGGCGTTCAGCATTTTGAGCCTTGTAGGATTTTTCTACTGGTCATATGTACATTTTGATGAATACACGCTTCCGGTAGCTTCTGAGCATGGTGTTATAACTGATCATTTGTTCTGGATCACGATGGTAATATGCGTTGCAGCGTTCGCCATCATTTCAGTGATCATGTTCTGGTTCACATACAAATATCAATACGATGAAAATCGTAAGGCAGAATTCTTCTCTGACAGCCATACACTTGAAATTGTGTGGACATTGGTTCCGGCGGTTGTGATGGCTCTTTTAATTTTCAGAGGTCTCAATGCATGGAATGATATCACCGGACCTGCTTCAAAGGATGCGGTTGTCATTGAACTTGTAGCACAGCAGTTCGCCTGGACAGCTCGCTATCCAGGTACAACGGATCAGGAACTTGGAAAGATTGATTTCCGCTTGATTGATGCTAATAACGAATTTGGACTTGATCTCCGTGATAAGAATTCATACGATGATTTTAAATCACTTGAACTTCATCTTCCGGTAGACAAAGAAGTTTTACTGAAGATCCGCGCTAAGGATGTTTTGCACAGCGTATTTCTTCCACATTTCCGTGTAAAGATGGATGCGGTACCAGGAATGCAAACTGTTTTCAAATTCATTCCTAAAGTTACAACTGAAGAAATGAGAGCGAAGACAGGCAATCCAAACTTCAACTATGAAATGGCTTGTACTGAGATCTGCGGTAAAGGTCACTTCTCGATGAGATTTCCTGTGATCGTTGAATCAGAAGAATCATTCAGAAAATGGAAAGCATCCCAGGAATCATGGTTGAAACAAAATCCTGATTACGTTTCAAGAATCCCTGAAAACATGCGTGAGTATGCAATAATTAAGTCTGGTATTGCTCCTGATAATGGATCGCATGATACTGGAGTAGTTCAGTCTGTTTCAATCGTTAAATAG
- a CDS encoding cytochrome C oxidase subunit IV family protein produces the protein MSHHKEPQIVVLPPDTEKIKKLWKVAGILLLITLVEFAIAFTVPHGVAKTFIFVILTIVKAGYIVGEFMHLRHEVKVLFWAVLLPMIFIGWMLVAFVYEGTKIISY, from the coding sequence ATGTCACATCATAAAGAACCTCAGATTGTAGTGCTTCCTCCTGATACTGAAAAGATCAAGAAGTTGTGGAAGGTAGCTGGAATCCTGTTGCTCATAACACTCGTTGAATTTGCTATTGCCTTTACAGTGCCGCACGGTGTTGCTAAGACTTTCATATTTGTAATTCTTACGATCGTTAAAGCTGGATATATCGTTGGTGAATTTATGCACCTTCGTCACGAAGTAAAGGTTCTTTTCTGGGCAGTATTGCTTCCAATGATATTCATTGGATGGATGTTGGTTGCTTTTGTTTATGAAGGCACCAAGATCATAAGCTATTAG
- a CDS encoding cytochrome oxidase subunit III, translating into MGKAIRSEMKIVEEPQKTLSMHPKKFAMWLFMVTVMMLFAGLTSAYIVRQADGNWRYFDLPPMFYYTTVIIIVSSVTMQMAYFAAKKNNTSLLKMMVTVTAVLGIAFLIGQVVAWGQLVDISAHFVGNPSGGFVYVLTGVHGAHIISAIIFLVVVLNSAYKLRINSKNMAQMEMCTTYWHFLGILWVYLLLFLLFFR; encoded by the coding sequence ATGGGAAAGGCGATCAGGAGTGAGATGAAGATAGTGGAGGAGCCTCAGAAGACTCTTTCTATGCATCCGAAAAAATTTGCAATGTGGCTGTTCATGGTAACCGTCATGATGCTTTTTGCAGGTCTGACATCGGCGTATATCGTTCGGCAGGCAGATGGAAACTGGAGGTATTTTGATCTTCCTCCAATGTTCTATTACACAACGGTAATTATAATAGTAAGTAGCGTCACGATGCAGATGGCATATTTTGCTGCTAAGAAAAACAACACCAGCCTGTTAAAAATGATGGTGACTGTGACAGCAGTTCTTGGAATTGCATTCCTGATTGGACAGGTAGTGGCATGGGGACAGCTGGTAGATATAAGTGCTCATTTTGTTGGAAATCCTTCTGGTGGATTTGTTTATGTTTTGACAGGCGTGCATGGTGCTCACATCATCAGTGCCATCATTTTTCTTGTTGTAGTTTTGAATTCAGCTTACAAACTGAGGATCAATTCCAAGAATATGGCTCAGATGGAAATGTGTACCACTTATTGGCATTTTCTGGGCATCCTGTGGGTCTACTTATTGCTATTTTTATTGTTTTTTCGCTAG